One Streptomyces coeruleorubidus DNA segment encodes these proteins:
- a CDS encoding DUF2795 domain-containing protein, giving the protein MADLSPTDLQKALKGMDYPTDKKHLVERARSNHADDKVVSRLDSLKQNRFEGANEVQKAVFNQ; this is encoded by the coding sequence ATGGCCGACCTCAGCCCGACCGATCTGCAGAAGGCCCTGAAGGGCATGGACTACCCGACGGACAAGAAGCACCTGGTGGAGCGTGCCCGCAGCAACCACGCCGACGACAAGGTCGTCAGCCGCCTCGACAGCCTGAAGCAGAACCGCTTCGAGGGAGCGAACGAGGTGCAGAAGGCCGTCTTCAACCAGTGA
- a CDS encoding acyl-CoA synthetase: protein MTSSVPAGFWAQATADPDRAVLVAPDGEEWTAGRLHAAANRLVHGLRAAGLERGDTFAVVLPNGVEFLTAYLAASQAGFYLVPVNHHLVGPEIAWIVSDSGAKVLLAHERFADAARHAADEAGLPATHRYAVGPVEDFRPYAELLYGQPESAPVDRTLGWVMNYTSGTTGRPRGIRRPLPGKPPEEAYLGGFLGIFGIRPFDDNVHLVCSPLYHTAVLQFAGASLHIGHRLVLMDKWTPEEMLRLIDAHRCTHTHMVPTQFHRLLALPDEVKDSYDVSSMRHAIHGAAPCPDHVKRAMLDWWGPCVEEYYAASEGGGAFATAEDWLKKPGTVGKAWPISELAIFDDDGNRLPPGELGTVYMKMNTGGFSYHKDEAKTRKNRIGDFFTVGDLGHLDEDGYLFLRDRKIDLIISGGVNIYPAEIESALLAHPAVADAAVFGIPHDDWGEEVKAVVEPAPGHRPGPALAADLLDHCAHLLAGYKRPRSVDFITEMPRDPNGKLYKRRLREPYWEGRTRPV from the coding sequence GTGACCAGCAGTGTTCCCGCGGGCTTCTGGGCCCAGGCCACCGCCGACCCCGACCGCGCGGTCCTGGTCGCCCCCGACGGCGAGGAGTGGACCGCCGGCCGCCTGCACGCCGCCGCCAACCGGCTCGTCCACGGCCTGCGCGCGGCCGGGCTGGAACGCGGCGACACCTTCGCGGTGGTCCTGCCCAACGGCGTCGAGTTCCTCACCGCGTACCTGGCCGCCAGCCAGGCCGGGTTCTACCTCGTCCCCGTCAACCACCACCTGGTCGGACCGGAGATCGCGTGGATCGTCTCCGACTCCGGCGCCAAGGTCCTCCTCGCCCACGAGCGCTTCGCCGACGCGGCACGGCACGCCGCCGACGAGGCCGGCCTCCCGGCCACCCACCGGTACGCCGTCGGCCCGGTCGAGGACTTCCGCCCCTACGCCGAACTCCTCTACGGTCAGCCCGAGTCGGCGCCCGTCGACCGCACGCTCGGCTGGGTCATGAACTACACCTCGGGCACCACCGGCCGCCCCCGCGGCATCCGGCGCCCGCTGCCCGGCAAACCGCCGGAGGAGGCCTACCTCGGCGGCTTCCTCGGCATCTTCGGCATCCGGCCCTTCGACGACAACGTGCACCTGGTGTGCTCACCGCTGTACCACACGGCCGTGCTCCAGTTCGCCGGCGCGTCCCTGCACATCGGCCACCGGCTGGTCCTGATGGACAAGTGGACGCCCGAGGAGATGCTCCGCCTCATCGACGCCCACCGCTGCACCCACACCCATATGGTCCCCACCCAGTTCCACCGCCTGCTGGCCCTGCCCGACGAGGTGAAGGACAGCTACGACGTCTCTTCCATGCGGCACGCCATCCACGGCGCGGCCCCCTGCCCCGACCACGTGAAACGGGCCATGCTCGACTGGTGGGGCCCCTGTGTGGAGGAGTACTACGCGGCCAGCGAGGGCGGCGGCGCCTTCGCCACCGCCGAGGACTGGCTGAAGAAACCCGGCACCGTCGGCAAGGCATGGCCCATCAGCGAACTCGCGATCTTCGACGACGACGGCAACCGGCTGCCACCCGGCGAACTCGGCACCGTCTACATGAAGATGAACACCGGCGGCTTCTCCTACCACAAGGACGAGGCCAAGACCCGCAAGAACCGCATCGGCGACTTCTTCACCGTCGGCGACCTCGGCCACCTCGACGAGGACGGCTACCTCTTCCTGCGCGACCGCAAGATCGACCTGATCATCTCCGGCGGCGTCAACATCTACCCGGCCGAGATCGAGTCGGCCCTGCTCGCCCACCCCGCCGTCGCGGACGCCGCCGTCTTCGGCATCCCGCACGACGACTGGGGCGAGGAGGTCAAGGCCGTCGTCGAACCGGCCCCCGGACACCGGCCCGGGCCCGCCCTCGCGGCCGACCTCCTCGACCACTGCGCGCACCTGCTCGCCGGTTACAAGCGGCCCAGGAGCGTCGACTTCATCACCGAGATGCCCCGCGACCCCAACGGCAAGCTGTACAAGCGACGGCTGCGGGAGCCGTACTGGGAGGGCCGGACCCGGCCGGTGTGA
- a CDS encoding ABC transporter substrate-binding protein, protein MRTTSRGLIAALTLTPLLAGCFAPSDSGDGTGNGTGSGGRLRVALAVPPAQALSPYSNDATVLSKLSVAEGLTALDRNGTAKPALAKSWKQDDDTTWTFELRKAEFQDGTEFTAQSVVNALDHASAAKPKPRVLSDVALTAKAEDADTVTLTTKSPDPVLPLRLASPALAILSGKAYGKDGAVSPVGTGTGPFEITRLSGKTKAKLDRFDGYWGGKAKAPGIDVSWIADGTARANALRGGEADIAEWIPTAQAKLLDKDTRHEVPSVRTDSLILNTGSGMFTDAGLRAAARKAVDGSTLVDSVFGGYADPAQGLFGPAVPWAADKRVAVTGRAQADTAAQVKAATKGRTLRLATYTNRAELPEAATVLQQQLEKAGFTVKQDVREYTQMEGDLLAGKYDALVFSRVTLLDTGDAVDYLASDFTSEGVYNIAGLKDGAVDKAIRAAAAERDTERRQQKIMRAEAEILRTDAVVPLVHEQAVQGIATGVEGVILDPRERSLVDLDTHVG, encoded by the coding sequence ATGCGCACCACCTCCCGCGGTCTCATAGCGGCGCTCACCCTCACCCCTCTGTTGGCCGGCTGCTTCGCGCCGAGCGACAGCGGCGACGGCACGGGGAACGGAACGGGATCGGGCGGTCGGCTGCGGGTCGCGCTGGCCGTGCCGCCGGCGCAGGCGCTGTCCCCGTACAGCAACGACGCCACCGTGCTGAGCAAGCTGTCCGTCGCCGAAGGCCTCACCGCCCTCGACCGGAACGGCACGGCCAAGCCCGCGCTGGCGAAGTCCTGGAAGCAGGACGACGACACCACCTGGACCTTCGAGCTGCGCAAGGCCGAGTTCCAGGACGGCACCGAGTTCACCGCCCAGTCCGTCGTCAACGCGCTCGACCACGCGAGCGCGGCCAAGCCCAAGCCCCGCGTGCTGAGCGACGTGGCCCTCACCGCCAAGGCCGAGGACGCCGACACCGTCACCCTCACCACCAAGTCGCCCGACCCGGTGCTGCCGCTGCGGCTGGCCAGTCCCGCACTGGCGATCCTGTCGGGGAAGGCGTACGGCAAGGACGGCGCCGTCAGCCCGGTCGGCACCGGCACCGGCCCGTTCGAGATCACCCGGCTCAGCGGCAAGACCAAGGCGAAGCTCGACCGCTTCGACGGCTACTGGGGCGGCAAGGCGAAGGCGCCCGGCATCGACGTTAGCTGGATCGCGGACGGCACCGCCCGCGCCAACGCGCTGCGCGGCGGCGAGGCCGACATCGCCGAGTGGATCCCCACCGCCCAGGCGAAGCTGCTCGACAAGGACACCCGGCACGAGGTGCCCTCCGTGCGCACCGACAGCCTGATCCTCAACACCGGCAGCGGCATGTTCACCGACGCCGGTCTGCGCGCGGCCGCCCGGAAGGCCGTCGACGGTTCCACCCTGGTCGACTCCGTCTTCGGCGGGTACGCCGACCCCGCGCAGGGCCTGTTCGGGCCCGCCGTGCCGTGGGCGGCCGACAAGCGGGTGGCCGTGACCGGCCGCGCCCAGGCCGACACCGCCGCCCAGGTGAAGGCCGCGACCAAGGGCAGGACGCTGCGGCTGGCCACCTACACCAACCGGGCCGAGCTTCCCGAGGCCGCGACCGTGCTCCAGCAGCAGCTGGAGAAGGCCGGGTTCACCGTGAAGCAGGACGTGCGCGAGTACACGCAGATGGAGGGCGACCTCCTCGCCGGGAAGTACGACGCCCTCGTCTTCTCCCGGGTGACGCTCCTCGACACCGGTGACGCGGTCGACTACCTCGCCAGCGACTTCACCAGCGAGGGCGTCTACAACATCGCCGGGCTGAAGGACGGCGCGGTGGACAAGGCCATCCGGGCCGCCGCCGCGGAGCGCGACACGGAGCGCCGCCAGCAGAAGATCATGCGGGCGGAGGCGGAGATCCTGCGCACCGACGCCGTCGTTCCGCTGGTCCACGAGCAGGCGGTGCAGGGTATCGCCACCGGTGTGGAGGGCGTGATCCTCGACCCGCGCGAGCGCTCTCTCGTCGACCTCGACACGCACGTCGGGTAA
- a CDS encoding oxygenase MpaB family protein, with the protein MTGADPGLFGPGSVTWQMHGDPMMWIAGVRALYLQALHPRAVRGVMQNSDFRRDAWGRLMRTANFVGTATYGTTEAAERAGARVRKIHSMLTATDPDTGERYGVDEPGLLLWVHCAEIDSYLDVLRRSGFRLTDAEADRYVAEHRESARLVGLDPESVPADRAQLAAYFEKVRPELAAGPEAREVDDFLLRPPTHPLLVPLREVLWRRVAQLAYASLPPYAHELYGRPAPAPATVTRQLRLTGLLLRRVPARVRWQLPPKHILRAMARLGPDARPAPYKLGR; encoded by the coding sequence ATGACCGGCGCGGACCCCGGGTTGTTCGGACCCGGTTCGGTGACCTGGCAGATGCACGGCGACCCGATGATGTGGATCGCCGGCGTCCGGGCGCTCTACCTCCAGGCCCTGCACCCCCGCGCGGTCCGCGGCGTCATGCAGAACTCCGACTTCCGCCGTGACGCCTGGGGCCGCCTGATGCGCACCGCGAACTTCGTCGGCACGGCGACGTACGGCACCACCGAGGCCGCCGAGCGGGCGGGCGCCCGCGTCCGGAAGATCCACAGCATGCTGACGGCGACCGACCCGGACACCGGCGAGCGCTACGGCGTCGACGAACCCGGTCTGCTTCTCTGGGTGCACTGCGCCGAGATCGACTCCTATCTGGACGTCCTGCGCAGGTCCGGGTTCCGGCTCACCGACGCCGAGGCCGACCGCTACGTGGCCGAACACCGGGAGAGCGCACGCCTGGTGGGTCTCGACCCCGAGTCCGTACCCGCCGACAGGGCCCAGCTGGCGGCGTACTTCGAGAAGGTGCGCCCCGAACTGGCCGCCGGCCCCGAGGCGCGCGAGGTGGACGACTTCCTGCTCCGCCCGCCGACGCATCCCCTTCTCGTACCGTTGCGCGAGGTGCTGTGGCGGCGCGTGGCACAACTGGCGTACGCCTCCCTGCCTCCGTACGCCCACGAGCTGTACGGCAGACCGGCCCCCGCACCCGCCACCGTCACCCGGCAACTGCGTCTCACCGGCCTCCTGCTGCGCCGCGTTCCCGCACGTGTGCGGTGGCAACTCCCGCCCAAACACATCCTGCGCGCCATGGCGAGGCTCGGCCCGGATGCGCGCCCGGCACCGTACAAACTCGGACGATAG
- a CDS encoding phytoene desaturase family protein: MTAPLGPRAHRTYDAVIVGGGHNGLVAAAYLARAGRSVLVLERLDHTGGAAVSTRPFAGVDARLSRYSYLVSLLPKKIVRDLGLDFRVRTRTISSYTPAERDGRPTGLLVGGGDRRTREAFARLTGSDREYRAWQEFYGMTGRVAQRVFPTLTEPLPTREELRRRLDDEEAWRTLFEEPIGVAVEERFADDLVRGVVLTDALIGTFADAHDPSLKQNRCFLYHVIGGGTGDWDVPVGGMGALTDALADAARAAGAVLATGHEALRIATDGGTAEVTYRTADGEGTVAARHVLVNASPQALAELTGDRPPAPAEGAQLKVNMLLTRLPRLRDGAVDPREAFAGTFHIAEGYEQLATAHAQAAAGDLPAAPPSEIYCHSLTDPTILGPDLADQGYQTLTLFGLHTPARLFERDNDAVREELLKSTLAQLDAHLAEPLADCLATDADGRPCIEARTPIDLEGDLGLPGGNIFHRELSWPHAQDGTGRWGVETRHANVLLCGAGAVRGGGVSGVPGHNAAMAVLETGND, from the coding sequence ATGACCGCACCCCTGGGACCCCGCGCACACCGGACGTACGACGCCGTCATCGTCGGCGGTGGCCACAACGGCCTGGTCGCCGCCGCCTACCTGGCCCGGGCCGGCCGTTCCGTGCTGGTGCTGGAGCGGCTGGACCACACCGGCGGCGCGGCGGTGTCCACCCGGCCGTTCGCCGGGGTCGACGCCCGGCTGTCGCGCTACTCGTACCTGGTCAGCCTGCTGCCGAAGAAGATCGTGCGGGACCTCGGCCTGGACTTCCGGGTCCGCACCCGGACCATCTCCTCCTACACGCCCGCCGAACGCGACGGCCGCCCCACCGGGCTCCTCGTCGGCGGCGGCGATCGACGGACCAGGGAGGCGTTCGCCCGGCTCACCGGCTCCGACCGCGAGTACCGGGCCTGGCAGGAGTTCTACGGCATGACCGGCCGCGTCGCCCAGCGGGTCTTCCCGACCCTCACCGAACCGTTGCCCACTCGTGAGGAACTGCGCCGCCGCCTCGACGACGAGGAGGCCTGGCGGACGCTGTTCGAGGAGCCGATCGGGGTCGCCGTCGAGGAGCGCTTCGCGGACGACCTGGTGCGCGGCGTGGTCCTCACCGACGCGCTCATCGGCACCTTCGCCGACGCCCACGACCCGTCGCTGAAACAGAACCGCTGCTTCCTCTACCACGTGATCGGCGGCGGCACCGGCGACTGGGACGTGCCGGTGGGCGGCATGGGAGCCCTCACCGACGCCCTGGCCGACGCGGCGCGCGCCGCGGGCGCCGTCCTCGCCACCGGCCACGAGGCGCTGCGCATCGCCACGGACGGCGGCACGGCCGAGGTCACCTACCGCACCGCCGACGGCGAGGGCACCGTCGCCGCCCGGCACGTCCTGGTGAACGCCTCCCCGCAGGCCCTGGCGGAACTGACCGGCGACAGGCCCCCGGCTCCCGCCGAGGGCGCCCAGCTCAAGGTGAACATGCTGCTCACGCGGCTGCCGCGGCTGCGCGACGGCGCCGTCGACCCGCGCGAGGCGTTCGCCGGCACCTTCCACATCGCCGAGGGCTACGAGCAGCTGGCCACCGCCCACGCCCAGGCCGCCGCCGGTGACCTGCCGGCCGCGCCGCCCTCCGAGATCTACTGCCACTCGCTCACCGACCCGACCATCCTCGGCCCGGACCTGGCCGACCAGGGCTACCAGACGCTCACCCTCTTCGGCCTGCACACCCCGGCCCGCCTGTTCGAGCGGGACAACGACGCCGTACGCGAAGAGCTGCTGAAGTCGACGCTCGCCCAGCTCGACGCCCACCTGGCCGAACCGCTCGCCGACTGTCTGGCCACCGACGCGGACGGACGGCCCTGCATCGAGGCCCGGACCCCGATCGACCTGGAGGGGGACCTCGGGCTGCCCGGCGGCAACATCTTCCACCGCGAGCTGAGCTGGCCCCACGCCCAGGACGGCACGGGCCGCTGGGGCGTGGAGACCCGGCACGCGAACGTGCTGCTGTGCGGGGCCGGCGCGGTGCGCGGTGGCGGGGTCAGCGGGGTGCCCGGGCACAACGCGGCCATGGCGGTACTGGAAACCGGGAACGACTGA
- a CDS encoding NAD(P)H-dependent flavin oxidoreductase, translating into MQTELSQTLGVEHAVFGFTPFPAVAAAISRAGGFGVLGAVRYTAPDELKRDLDWIEAHVDGRPYGLDVVMPAKKVEGVTEADVEAMIPEGHRQFVRDTLAKHGVPELAEGEASGWRITGWMEQVARTQLDVAFEYPIRLLANALGSPPADVVARAHDQDVLVAALAGSARHARKHKDAGIDIVVAQGYEAGGHTGEIASMVLTPEVVDAVAPLPVLAAGGIGSGQQVAAALTLGAQGVWLGSIWLTTTEADLHSPALTRKLLAAGSGDTVRSRALTGKPARQLRTEWTDAWDDPAGPGPLPMPLQGLLVAEAVSRIQKYEVDPLLGTPVGQIVGRMNSERSVQAVFDDLTRGFEQAVDRINRIAGRSGQ; encoded by the coding sequence ATGCAGACGGAGCTGAGCCAGACACTGGGAGTCGAGCACGCCGTCTTCGGCTTCACGCCGTTCCCCGCCGTCGCCGCGGCCATCAGCCGGGCCGGCGGCTTCGGCGTGCTCGGCGCGGTCCGTTACACCGCCCCCGACGAGCTCAAACGGGACCTGGACTGGATCGAGGCGCACGTGGACGGCCGGCCGTACGGCCTGGACGTCGTGATGCCGGCGAAGAAGGTCGAGGGCGTCACGGAAGCAGATGTCGAGGCGATGATCCCCGAGGGACACCGGCAGTTCGTCCGGGACACCCTCGCCAAACACGGCGTGCCCGAGCTCGCCGAGGGCGAGGCGTCCGGCTGGCGCATCACCGGCTGGATGGAGCAGGTCGCCCGCACCCAGCTCGACGTTGCCTTCGAGTACCCGATCCGGCTCCTCGCCAACGCCCTCGGCTCCCCGCCCGCCGACGTCGTCGCCCGCGCCCACGACCAGGACGTCCTTGTCGCCGCCCTCGCGGGCAGCGCCCGGCACGCCCGCAAGCACAAGGACGCCGGGATCGACATCGTCGTGGCGCAGGGCTACGAGGCCGGCGGCCACACCGGCGAGATCGCCTCCATGGTGCTCACCCCCGAGGTCGTCGACGCCGTCGCCCCGCTGCCCGTGCTGGCCGCCGGCGGCATCGGCAGCGGACAGCAGGTGGCTGCCGCACTCACCCTCGGTGCTCAAGGTGTGTGGCTCGGCTCCATATGGCTGACCACCACAGAAGCGGACCTCCACTCGCCCGCGCTCACCCGCAAGCTGCTCGCGGCCGGCTCCGGCGACACCGTCCGCTCCCGCGCGCTGACCGGGAAACCGGCACGCCAGCTGCGCACCGAGTGGACCGACGCCTGGGACGACCCGGCCGGGCCCGGCCCGCTGCCCATGCCGTTGCAGGGCCTGCTGGTCGCCGAGGCCGTCTCGCGCATCCAGAAGTACGAGGTCGATCCCCTGCTCGGCACCCCGGTCGGGCAGATCGTCGGCCGGATGAACAGCGAACGCAGCGTTCAGGCCGTCTTCGACGACCTCACCCGCGGCTTCGAACAGGCCGTGGACCGCATCAACCGCATCGCCGGAAGGAGCGGCCAGTGA